The proteins below are encoded in one region of Parvicella tangerina:
- a CDS encoding putative quinol monooxygenase, with amino-acid sequence MITRLVKLTIAKDKIPDFESIFVANKEQIAQFPGCVSVKVLRDVNTPNIFFTYSIWESEEAINNYRKSELFGSIWPNAKKTFCDKPEAWSLVD; translated from the coding sequence ATGATTACGAGATTAGTGAAGTTGACCATTGCGAAAGACAAAATACCTGATTTTGAAAGCATATTTGTAGCAAATAAAGAACAAATAGCCCAATTCCCTGGATGTGTAAGCGTTAAGGTGTTGAGAGATGTGAATACACCAAATATATTTTTTACCTATAGCATCTGGGAAAGTGAGGAGGCAATCAATAATTACAGAAAGTCTGAACTTTTTGGAAGTATTTGGCCCAATGCAAAAAAGACCTTTTGTGATAAACCAGAAGCATGGAGCTTGGTTGATTAG
- a CDS encoding DUF4389 domain-containing protein yields the protein MHFKISHQEKYSQGELILRTLFGWIYIAIPHMFLMYFLAIGLMVVRFITFWAILFTGKWPKGMFDYQVKFQRYQLRVNARLLNLADGYPAFGLNGTDTNTDFNIAYPEEVSRGRLIVRTLFGAFLIIPHIFILYFRFIGMFIVNFLAFFAILFTGKYPKGMFNFVVGTIRWATRVGCYLMFYTDDYPPFTGKELPEESGQEGSMKDSDPNLLDDTI from the coding sequence ATGCATTTTAAGATTTCTCATCAGGAGAAGTATTCTCAAGGAGAATTGATTCTCAGAACACTGTTTGGATGGATTTATATCGCTATTCCGCACATGTTCTTAATGTACTTTTTAGCTATCGGATTGATGGTGGTTCGTTTCATCACGTTTTGGGCAATTTTGTTTACTGGAAAATGGCCTAAAGGAATGTTTGATTATCAGGTGAAGTTTCAGCGATACCAGCTTAGAGTTAATGCTCGGCTACTTAACCTCGCAGACGGATACCCTGCTTTCGGATTGAACGGTACGGATACAAATACGGACTTCAATATTGCATATCCAGAAGAAGTGAGTAGAGGTAGACTTATTGTGAGAACATTGTTTGGAGCATTTCTGATCATTCCACATATTTTTATCCTTTACTTCAGGTTTATCGGAATGTTTATCGTGAATTTCTTAGCATTTTTTGCGATTCTGTTTACAGGTAAATACCCAAAAGGGATGTTTAATTTTGTTGTAGGCACCATTCGATGGGCTACTCGAGTAGGTTGTTATCTAATGTTTTATACAGATGATTATCCTCCGTTTACGGGTAAAGAACTACCTGAAGAATCTGGACAAGAAGGATCCATGAAGGATTCAGATCCTAATCTATTGGACGATACGATTTAA
- a CDS encoding TrmH family RNA methyltransferase: MKIYKGLLTNNEIKRINSLSRKKERTAQGIFIVEGNKNVQEVLNSRYQVKQIYGIDDSFHSSPNFTRINQKQLERISQYKTASEALAIVELPDSVTIDYKTPSIVLEDISDPGNLGTIIRTADWFGIKQVICSLHSVDCYNPKVVSSTKGSLFRTNVVYTDLIDFISASSLPAVATSLAGEDLNSTINLANHNYVFGSESHGISKDLEEACSKSIRIPSFNSQAESLNLAISVGILCGFIHLNCK; the protein is encoded by the coding sequence ATGAAGATTTATAAAGGATTGCTTACCAACAACGAAATAAAGCGAATAAATTCTCTATCCCGAAAAAAGGAAAGAACCGCTCAAGGAATCTTTATTGTTGAGGGAAACAAGAATGTGCAAGAGGTTTTAAATTCCCGATATCAAGTTAAACAAATTTATGGTATCGATGACTCGTTCCATTCATCGCCAAACTTCACCCGAATCAACCAAAAGCAACTGGAAAGGATCTCGCAATACAAAACGGCAAGCGAAGCATTAGCGATTGTTGAACTTCCTGATTCTGTGACTATAGATTACAAGACCCCCTCTATCGTTTTAGAAGACATCAGCGACCCTGGAAATCTTGGCACCATTATCCGGACCGCAGATTGGTTTGGGATAAAGCAAGTCATTTGTTCCTTGCATTCTGTAGATTGTTACAACCCCAAGGTTGTTTCATCTACTAAGGGATCTTTATTTCGTACGAACGTAGTTTATACAGACCTTATTGATTTTATCTCAGCATCTTCGTTACCAGCGGTAGCAACTTCTTTAGCGGGAGAAGATCTCAACTCAACGATTAACCTTGCCAATCATAACTATGTTTTCGGAAGTGAAAGTCATGGAATTTCTAAGGACTTGGAAGAAGCATGCTCTAAAAGCATTCGGATTCCCTCTTTCAATAGTCAGGCCGAATCCTTGAATTTGGCCATTTCCGTAGGTATCCTTTGTGGTTTTATTCATTTAAACTGTAAATAG
- a CDS encoding DUF5362 family protein, producing the protein MSEFEDTLDTGSVGSDRVITEQAKNFLVSTTKWANFLSILGYIGLGFMLLGALGMFLGGAFMQSSARTPMPFNPAFFGIIYLAMVVLYFFPVYYLNQFASKMKAGLHSNNTESITKGFEFLKSHYKFLGIMTIIMIGFYIVSMIITISAGVLMY; encoded by the coding sequence ATGAGTGAATTCGAAGACACATTAGACACTGGTTCCGTTGGATCAGATAGAGTTATTACGGAACAAGCCAAAAACTTCTTGGTGAGTACTACAAAGTGGGCAAACTTCTTATCTATATTAGGATACATAGGGTTAGGGTTTATGCTTTTAGGCGCTCTTGGAATGTTTTTAGGAGGAGCTTTTATGCAATCGAGTGCTCGAACTCCAATGCCTTTTAACCCGGCTTTTTTTGGGATCATCTATCTAGCAATGGTTGTCCTCTATTTTTTCCCTGTTTACTATCTAAATCAGTTTGCGAGTAAAATGAAAGCAGGTCTTCATTCAAATAATACGGAAAGTATAACAAAAGGATTTGAATTTTTAAAGTCTCACTACAAGTTTTTAGGGATAATGACCATAATAATGATCGGGTTTTATATCGTTAGCATGATCATTACAATTAGTGCAGGTGTTTTAATGTATTAA
- a CDS encoding polyprenyl synthetase family protein, with the protein MRSIQEYQEIISVELDKFLEEVKGTELYAPVKYVLGLGGKRMRPVLTLMGTDMFDGKLPDSYKSALGIEVFHNFTLLHDDIMDDAPLRRGSKTVHEKWDVNAAILSGDVMFVQAFTLVTSCRTEYLRAVIDIFNVTAIEVCEGQQLDMEFETREDVTLQEYLEMIKLKTSVLVGCALELGAVLADAPKEDSRNLYEFGLNLGMAFQIMDDLLDVFGDAQVFGKQVGGDIITNKKTYLLLKALEEANESQEVELRKWMSNSVQNPEKKVQAVTAIFEDLQVKEAANQLMEQYYKKALDALGRINVAPEKKAYFKGFAEQLMKRNH; encoded by the coding sequence ATGCGATCAATTCAAGAATATCAAGAAATTATATCTGTTGAACTGGATAAGTTCTTAGAAGAAGTAAAAGGCACGGAATTATATGCACCAGTGAAGTATGTCCTCGGACTTGGTGGTAAACGGATGCGTCCTGTATTGACATTGATGGGGACCGACATGTTTGACGGTAAACTACCAGATAGCTATAAATCTGCACTGGGTATTGAAGTGTTTCACAACTTCACACTGCTGCACGATGACATTATGGATGATGCCCCTTTAAGAAGAGGGAGCAAGACTGTGCACGAAAAGTGGGACGTGAATGCAGCAATCCTATCTGGTGATGTGATGTTTGTACAAGCTTTTACATTGGTAACTTCATGCAGGACAGAATACTTAAGAGCAGTAATAGATATCTTTAATGTAACGGCCATAGAAGTTTGTGAGGGGCAGCAGTTAGACATGGAGTTTGAGACTAGGGAAGATGTGACCTTGCAAGAATACCTGGAGATGATTAAACTGAAGACGAGTGTGCTAGTGGGGTGTGCGCTTGAGCTAGGCGCTGTTTTAGCAGATGCACCCAAAGAGGATTCAAGAAATCTTTATGAGTTTGGCTTGAATTTAGGCATGGCGTTTCAAATTATGGATGACCTGTTAGACGTATTTGGAGATGCCCAAGTATTTGGGAAGCAGGTTGGAGGAGATATCATTACAAACAAAAAGACTTATCTATTGCTTAAGGCACTTGAAGAAGCAAATGAGTCTCAGGAGGTCGAGCTGAGAAAGTGGATGAGCAATAGTGTTCAGAATCCAGAAAAAAAGGTGCAGGCTGTTACGGCAATTTTTGAAGATTTACAGGTTAAAGAAGCTGCCAACCAATTAATGGAACAGTACTACAAGAAAGCGTTAGATGCGTTAGGAAGAATCAATGTGGCCCCTGAGAAAAAAGCTTACTTTAAAGGGTTTGCTGAACAATTAATGAAACGTAATCATTGA
- the rfbA gene encoding glucose-1-phosphate thymidylyltransferase RfbA, with translation MKGIILAGGSGTRLHPLTLAVSKQLMPVYNKPMIYYPLSTLMIAGIKEILIITTPHDQDAFKKLLGDGSQWGVRFEYIVQHEPNGLAQAFVLGEEFIGDEKVALILGDNIFFGTGMGRMLRGSLNPDGGLVFAYHVSDPERYGVVDFDKQMNVLSIEEKPSDPKSNYAVPGLYFYDNDVIEIAKNLKPSARGEYEITDVNKTYLERGKLKVQILERGTAWLDTGTFQSLMQAGSYVETIEQRQGMGVGCVEAVAYSRGFINAEQLEKLAKPLLKSGYGNYLMSILKGRSK, from the coding sequence ATGAAAGGAATTATTTTAGCTGGAGGTTCAGGTACGCGATTGCACCCACTTACATTGGCGGTGAGTAAGCAGTTGATGCCTGTTTATAACAAGCCTATGATCTATTATCCGTTGTCTACCCTTATGATAGCTGGTATAAAAGAAATCTTGATCATCACTACTCCACATGATCAAGATGCATTCAAGAAATTATTAGGAGATGGCTCTCAGTGGGGAGTTCGGTTTGAATACATTGTTCAGCATGAGCCAAATGGACTTGCTCAAGCTTTCGTTCTGGGAGAAGAGTTTATTGGAGATGAAAAAGTTGCCTTGATCCTCGGGGATAACATCTTCTTTGGAACAGGGATGGGAAGAATGTTGAGAGGTAGCTTAAACCCTGATGGAGGATTGGTTTTTGCTTACCACGTGTCAGATCCAGAGCGCTATGGTGTGGTTGATTTTGATAAGCAAATGAATGTTTTATCGATTGAAGAAAAGCCAAGCGATCCAAAATCAAATTATGCGGTTCCTGGACTGTACTTTTACGATAACGATGTGATCGAGATAGCAAAGAACCTTAAACCTAGTGCTAGAGGAGAGTATGAGATCACTGATGTAAATAAGACCTACTTAGAAAGAGGGAAGCTTAAGGTTCAAATCTTGGAAAGGGGTACGGCATGGTTAGATACAGGAACTTTTCAGAGCTTGATGCAGGCGGGAAGCTATGTGGAAACGATAGAGCAACGACAAGGAATGGGAGTTGGCTGTGTTGAAGCGGTTGCTTATTCTCGTGGGTTTATCAATGCAGAACAACTTGAAAAGTTGGCAAAACCACTACTTAAAAGTGGTTATGGAAACTACTTGATGAGTATTTTAAAAGGAAGAAGCAAGTAA
- a CDS encoding sterol desaturase family protein: protein MKKVASIYFSHPSVWTYIGIGAVVGYFAFTEGYFTDHWYVLFAPIIIAPFFEWFAHKYILHMQIGNVIEIDKTEGVQVGDKIKAELFGEEREMEVLKIKDNKMEVGYGWAKHLKPFRKFMHVLHYGHHEDPNHIPLVFAPILSVIILFVSMFGLALLLTFSLSIATVFLFSVVIYYLHYEWMHLAHHIPGYKHIFPWSNKLKTAHQLHHYRNENYWWGITNSLGDKILGTYKTHKDVPMSKTIKHINYK from the coding sequence ATGAAAAAAGTAGCATCAATTTATTTTTCACATCCTTCTGTCTGGACCTATATTGGCATTGGTGCCGTAGTTGGGTATTTTGCCTTCACAGAAGGTTATTTCACTGATCATTGGTACGTATTATTTGCCCCCATCATCATTGCCCCCTTTTTCGAGTGGTTTGCTCATAAGTATATTTTGCACATGCAAATTGGCAACGTAATTGAGATCGACAAAACAGAGGGTGTTCAAGTAGGAGACAAAATTAAAGCTGAACTTTTTGGTGAGGAGAGAGAAATGGAAGTCTTGAAAATCAAAGATAACAAAATGGAAGTAGGCTATGGCTGGGCTAAACATCTAAAGCCATTTCGAAAATTTATGCATGTTTTACACTACGGTCACCACGAAGATCCCAATCATATCCCTCTAGTTTTCGCCCCCATTTTATCGGTCATTATTCTTTTTGTGAGCATGTTCGGTTTAGCATTATTACTAACGTTCAGCTTAAGTATAGCTACGGTGTTTTTATTCAGTGTCGTAATTTACTACCTCCACTACGAATGGATGCACTTAGCGCACCACATTCCTGGTTACAAACACATTTTCCCTTGGAGTAACAAACTTAAGACTGCTCATCAACTGCATCATTATCGCAATGAGAACTACTGGTGGGGAATAACCAATAGCCTTGGAGATAAGATTCTTGGCACCTACAAAACCCATAAAGATGTTCCGATGAGCAAAACGATTAAACATATCAACTACAAATAA
- the tamL gene encoding translocation and assembly module lipoprotein TamL, with amino-acid sequence MRLFRKYSCLYLFLSLLALGVLSSCSQTKYVPADSYLLSENEIIIKNDSTVAFSLLNKTGVTTDELNGVIKQQPNRKILIGKFHLWLYNRSNEERMERKIEKKQQKADKKNEKIKAKNERKSAKNPYYEPKQLVERKLTFGEKLRKAGEAPVILDSAKIDKTTKQMHLYLIKKGYFDNVVKDSVVLFDRKVDKKGNPVKVSKKDRQKAKVVYTVIPNEPYTINKYERVIADQNIVKVLKPLKVDSIIAAGQNFNTDRLEKERTRITKFLLEQGFYFFNKEFIYFKVDSTIGEKKVNITMGIQNFKYKDMVNDTMKDKPHQRFVIKEIRVFPDFHPKDDETTKYAKLTVDSIDFYHKYKMKIRPQLLASTILFKEGDLYRKSLIDATYKKFIGLGNFRAVNMKFIENEDEGTLIVLIRLEPSKAQTFTAATDGTHTNGLFGVEGSMTYTHSNVFGGAEKLQVSVAGGVEMQRLLTDSVSANVGSEVSSVEEIANTFNTLEFGPKVSLQIHRLLFVQTPLEKLLHKKLSNPNTEFSASLNFQRRPDFRRSIEEFSFGWVYHESPPFTWRVSPLIISAVSIDKSDAFQNIIDELNDRFLAASYQDHIIAGGKLSFVYNGQTDKKVKNTFYVRSTIETAGNILRAGYDLAGASYANDSLQSYNLLNIRFAQFVKMSVDLRYYFPVGKESKIVYRLAGGVGKPMANLKEALPFEKSFFAGGSNGIRAWKARTLGPGSYQDDELRYDKIGDIHLEGNVEARFPLISWVEGALFVDAGNIWLLNEDSLRVGGLFDKSKFISEIAFGGGLGLRFDLDFFVIRLDVAAPIKNPSLPGGSRWIWEGGLSEERKNFYKPQFNLGIGYPF; translated from the coding sequence TTGAGATTGTTCAGAAAATATAGCTGCCTTTACCTTTTTCTTTCCTTACTCGCACTAGGCGTGTTGTCTTCTTGTTCGCAAACTAAATACGTTCCAGCGGATAGTTATCTCCTGTCAGAGAATGAAATCATTATCAAGAACGACAGTACCGTTGCATTTTCATTATTGAATAAAACAGGTGTAACTACTGATGAACTCAACGGGGTCATTAAGCAACAACCGAATCGAAAGATACTGATCGGTAAGTTTCACTTGTGGCTTTATAACCGTTCTAATGAGGAAAGGATGGAGCGTAAGATTGAGAAGAAGCAACAAAAAGCGGACAAAAAGAACGAGAAGATTAAAGCTAAGAACGAAAGGAAATCGGCTAAAAATCCATACTACGAACCCAAACAACTTGTGGAAAGGAAATTGACTTTTGGAGAAAAGTTAAGAAAGGCAGGTGAAGCACCTGTAATTCTGGATTCTGCTAAAATTGATAAGACAACCAAGCAAATGCATCTCTACTTAATTAAGAAAGGGTATTTTGATAACGTGGTGAAGGACTCTGTTGTGTTGTTCGATAGAAAAGTTGATAAAAAAGGTAACCCAGTTAAAGTTTCAAAAAAAGACAGACAAAAAGCAAAAGTGGTTTACACGGTAATTCCTAATGAACCTTATACGATTAACAAATACGAAAGAGTTATTGCTGATCAGAATATTGTCAAGGTATTGAAACCTCTGAAAGTGGACAGTATAATTGCAGCCGGACAAAACTTTAATACTGACCGGTTGGAAAAGGAGCGAACTCGAATTACAAAGTTTTTATTGGAACAAGGGTTCTACTTCTTTAACAAAGAGTTCATTTACTTCAAGGTGGATAGTACTATCGGTGAGAAGAAGGTGAACATTACCATGGGAATTCAGAACTTCAAGTATAAAGACATGGTCAACGATACCATGAAAGATAAGCCACATCAACGTTTTGTAATCAAGGAAATACGAGTCTTTCCAGATTTTCACCCTAAAGATGATGAGACCACCAAGTATGCAAAACTAACCGTAGATAGCATCGATTTTTATCATAAGTACAAAATGAAGATCCGCCCTCAGCTGCTGGCTAGTACAATCTTGTTTAAAGAAGGAGATCTTTACAGGAAATCACTGATTGATGCAACCTACAAGAAGTTTATCGGATTAGGAAACTTCCGGGCGGTAAATATGAAGTTCATCGAAAATGAAGATGAAGGTACACTGATCGTTCTCATAAGATTGGAACCCAGCAAAGCACAAACATTTACAGCTGCTACAGATGGTACGCACACTAACGGTCTTTTTGGAGTAGAAGGAAGTATGACCTACACGCATAGTAATGTTTTCGGTGGAGCCGAGAAGTTGCAGGTTTCAGTTGCTGGCGGAGTTGAAATGCAACGATTATTGACCGACTCAGTTTCTGCAAACGTTGGTTCGGAAGTGTCGAGTGTAGAGGAGATTGCAAATACATTTAACACCCTCGAATTTGGACCAAAAGTATCGCTCCAAATTCACCGTTTATTATTCGTTCAAACTCCGCTTGAAAAGTTACTTCACAAAAAACTGTCCAACCCAAATACGGAGTTTTCAGCATCACTAAATTTTCAAAGAAGACCTGATTTCAGGCGAAGCATTGAGGAATTTAGTTTTGGATGGGTGTATCATGAGTCGCCTCCTTTTACCTGGCGGGTGAGCCCATTGATCATTTCTGCTGTATCTATTGATAAGTCGGATGCGTTCCAAAACATCATTGATGAACTTAATGATCGCTTTCTGGCAGCAAGCTATCAAGATCATATCATTGCAGGGGGAAAGCTCTCGTTTGTATACAATGGACAGACTGACAAAAAGGTGAAGAATACGTTCTATGTGAGGTCAACCATTGAAACAGCAGGTAATATATTGAGAGCTGGTTACGATCTTGCAGGGGCTTCTTATGCTAATGATAGTTTACAGAGCTATAATCTGCTCAATATTCGTTTTGCACAGTTTGTCAAAATGTCTGTTGATCTGCGTTATTACTTCCCTGTTGGAAAAGAAAGTAAGATAGTCTATCGCTTGGCGGGTGGAGTAGGGAAACCTATGGCTAACCTGAAGGAAGCTTTACCGTTTGAAAAAAGTTTTTTTGCAGGAGGATCTAACGGGATTAGAGCATGGAAAGCAAGAACACTTGGTCCGGGTAGCTATCAGGATGATGAATTGCGCTACGACAAGATCGGAGATATTCACCTGGAAGGAAATGTGGAAGCTCGTTTTCCTTTAATTAGTTGGGTAGAGGGTGCGCTATTCGTAGATGCAGGTAATATTTGGCTCCTGAATGAAGATTCGCTGAGAGTGGGTGGATTATTTGATAAGTCTAAATTTATTTCTGAGATTGCATTTGGAGGCGGCTTGGGACTTCGTTTTGATCTGGATTTCTTCGTGATCAGATTGGATGTTGCCGCTCCTATTAAAAATCCATCTCTTCCTGGTGGATCTAGATGGATTTGGGAAGGTGGACTTTCAGAGGAAAGAAAGAATTTTTACAAACCTCAATTCAATCTCGGGATCGGATATCCATTCTAA
- a CDS encoding TIGR01777 family oxidoreductase, which produces MKVLITGGSGLIGMALTKSLLKKGIDVVHVSRQKNSKAGVKTFVWDYKKNYLEEGALNEVTHIVHLAGAGIADKPWTMARKREIVKSRVLTARLLLNKVEELGLPLEKFISASGIGYYGAISTSKLFDEQSERGDDFVAECCVQWEGQAQKFETICDVAIIRTGIVLAQQEGALEKLESTVRRGFGAPIGSGEQYMPWIHLRDMIGIYEKAITDSSFKGIYNAVASEHVTNKAFMQSLAKALNKKIFLPKIPAFIMKMVFGEMAEILLYGSRVSNEKLRSSNYNFHFEELDSALKDLYQ; this is translated from the coding sequence ATGAAAGTACTTATCACTGGTGGTTCTGGGCTAATAGGTATGGCTTTAACCAAATCATTACTCAAAAAAGGAATTGATGTCGTTCATGTTAGTCGGCAAAAAAATTCCAAAGCAGGAGTCAAAACATTTGTTTGGGACTATAAAAAGAATTACCTCGAGGAAGGTGCTCTAAATGAAGTCACACACATCGTGCATCTTGCTGGTGCTGGTATTGCAGACAAACCATGGACGATGGCACGGAAGCGAGAAATTGTAAAAAGTCGAGTACTCACAGCCAGACTGCTCCTTAACAAAGTAGAAGAACTTGGACTTCCTTTAGAAAAATTCATTAGTGCCTCTGGTATCGGTTATTATGGAGCAATTTCGACTTCCAAGCTTTTTGACGAACAATCTGAAAGAGGGGATGATTTTGTAGCTGAGTGCTGTGTTCAATGGGAAGGACAAGCCCAAAAATTTGAGACCATTTGTGATGTTGCCATCATCAGGACAGGCATAGTACTTGCCCAACAAGAGGGGGCACTTGAAAAACTAGAAAGTACGGTAAGAAGGGGATTCGGAGCTCCAATTGGTTCGGGAGAACAGTACATGCCTTGGATTCATTTGAGGGACATGATTGGAATCTACGAAAAAGCAATCACAGACAGCAGTTTCAAAGGCATTTATAACGCTGTAGCATCAGAGCATGTAACGAACAAAGCATTCATGCAATCCTTGGCAAAAGCATTAAACAAAAAGATCTTTTTACCCAAAATTCCAGCTTTTATCATGAAAATGGTGTTTGGAGAAATGGCAGAAATACTACTTTATGGAAGTAGAGTTAGTAATGAGAAGTTGAGAAGTAGCAATTACAACTTCCACTTTGAAGAACTCGACAGTGCCTTGAAAGATCTTTATCAATGA